One Miscanthus floridulus cultivar M001 chromosome 11, ASM1932011v1, whole genome shotgun sequence DNA window includes the following coding sequences:
- the LOC136492895 gene encoding uncharacterized protein: MQRQLSIPSMPKLLPEEGALGDDDDVEAKPEKAPALRSSGKERSVHLIPLIVVLCFLLLFLCSHDPSPSDMSSFGKKAGSAKVRLL, encoded by the exons ATGCAGAGGCAGCTGAGCATCCCTTCGATGCCCAAGCTACTGCCGGAGGAAGGCGCcctcggcgacgacgacgacgtcgagGCGAAGCCCGAGAAGGCGCCGGCCCTGCGGTCGTCGGGGAAGGAGCGGTCCGTGCACCTCATACCGCTCATCGTCGTGCTCTGCTTCCTCCTGCTCTTCCTCTGCTCCCACGACCCCTCTCCTTCTG ATATGTCGAGTTTTGGGAAGAAGGCTGGGAGCGCGAAGGTCAGGTTGCTCTGA